The Deltaproteobacteria bacterium DNA segment CCGGACCTTCTACATCGACGAGGACTCCTGGCAGATCCTGCTGGCGGACATCTACGACAACCGCGACCAGCTCTGGCGCGTGTCCGAGGGGCACGTCATCAACTTCTACGAGAAGCCGCTGACCTGGCCGACCCTGGAGGTCCACCACGACCTGCAGGCCGGCCGCTACCTCGCCCTCGGCCTCGACAACGAGTTCCCCATGTGCACCTACGACATCACGTTCAAGGACAGGGACTTCAACCCATCATCCCTGCGCCGCGCGGGAAGGCGATGAGACCGGCGGTTGGGGACGTTCCATACCACACGGATACGTCATTCCCGCGGAACAGGCTGTGTCAAAACTCCGCTCGCAAATGAAATGACACCCACGTCCGAATCGTCATTCCCGCGGAAGCGGGAATCCAGGGGTGGTGGTGGGGCACTACAGTGGCGTTGCCCCGCCTCACCCCTCCTGGATTCCCGCTTCCGCGGGAATGACGATTCGGGGGTTGTTGTCTCGCTCCCGATGGTGTTTTGACGCAGCCTGTCCCGAGGGAATGACGATTCGGGTGGCCGCGCCCCTGTGTTCTGGCATCATGATAGAAACCCGCGGGCATCTGTCCCTGCTTCGTTATTGCATACATCATCTCCGTTGCAGCCCGACGGCCCTGCTGCCGGCTCTGTTCCTGTGCCTGTGCCTGACCGCTCAGGCCGCCGGAGACACCAAACCGGCCGTCCAGGCACCCTTGGCCGCGACCACCCTGCTGCTCGACGCCACCACCGCCGGTGACCGCATCATCGCGGTGGGCCAGCGCGGCCACATCCTCCTCTCCGACGACGGTGAAACCTGGAAGCAGGCCCAGGTGCCCGTGCGCGCCCTGCTCACCGCGGTGCACATGCACGACGCGGCCACCGGCTGGGCGGTGGGGCACGACGCGGTCATCCTCCGCACGGACGACACCGGCGACACCTGGCGGCTCGTGCACCGCGCGCCCGACGAGGAACGCCCCCTCCTGGACGTCTGGTTCCGCGACAAGGAGACCGGCTTCGCCGTGGGCGCCTACGGCTACTTCCTGGCCACGCGTGACGGCGGCGCCACATGGACCTCCCGCGCCATCAGCCAGGACGACTTCCACCTGAACGAGATCGTGCCCGCGGGAGCGGAACGCCTGTTCCTCGCCGCGGAGGCCGGGGTCGTGTACCGGTCCGACGACGGCGGCGGCACGTGGCGCGAGCTGGCCTCGCCCTACACCGGATCGTGGTACGGCGCCCTGGTGCTGGATGCGGACCGCCTTCTGCTGCTGGGGCTCCGCGGGCACCTGTTCCGCTCCGAGGACGCGGGCGCGAGTTGGACGCGCGTGGCCACCGACACTACCGCGACCCTCACGGACGCGGCCCGCTTGCCGTCCGGCCACCTGGTCCTCACCGGCCTCGAAGGGGTCATCCTGACCAGCCGGGACGGCGGCCGCAGCGTGTCCACCACGCGCCTCCGCTCACGCCAGGGCATCGCGTCCGCGTTGGCCCTGCCCGACGGCGGCGTGCTGTTGACCGGGGAGTTCGGCGTCCGGCGCCTGTCCAGCCTGGAATCGCTCCCCAAGTCCGAGTAGCCGCCCATGCCGGACGCACCCAATACCGCCCCGACCAACCCGTTCACCGCCTTCCTCGAGCGCGGGCTCTTCACGCGGCGCGGACTCGTCATCGCCGTCTTCGCGCTCGTCACCCTTGCCATGGGCTGGTTCGCGGGGCAGTTGCGCGTGGATGCCGGGTTCTTCAAGCTCGTGCCCCTCAAGCACGAGTACATGCAGACCTTCCTCAAGCACCAGGATCAGTTCGGCAGCGCCGACCAGGTGGTGATCGCGATCACGGCGCGAGACGGGGACATGTTCACACCCGAGTTCTTCGCCGTGCTGAAACAGGTCACCGACGCAATGTTCTTCCTGCCCGGCATCGACCGCACCCAGGTCTTTTCCATTCTCACGCCCAACGTGCGCTACATCGAGGTGGTGGAGGACGGGATCATCGCGGGCAACGTGCTGCCCGCGAGCTTCAAAGCCACCGAGGCCGACCTCGCCCGGGTGCGCGAGAACGCCATCAAGGCCGGCGTCGTCGGCAGGCTGGTGGCCAACGACTTCACCGGCGCCATCGTCAGCGGCCGGTTGCAGGAGTTCGACCCCAACACCGGCAAGCGCCTCGACTACCTCGACGTCGCCGGCCAGCTCGAAGAGATCCGCGCCAAGGCGCAGGCGAACGCCCCGGTCCACGTGCACGTCATCGGCTTCGCCAAGCTCGTGGGCGATATCGCCGCGGGCGCCGCGCGGGTCATCACGTTCTTCGGCATCACCTTCCTGATCACAGCCCTGTTTGTGTACCTCTACACGCGGTCGGTGCGTCTCACGATCCCGCCACTGGTCTGCTCGCTGGTGGCGGTGGTGTGGCAGCTCGGCACGGTCACCGCGCTGGGCTTCGGCATCGATCCCATGTCCATCCTCGTGCCCTTCCTGGTGTTCGCGGTGGGGGTCAGCCACGGGGTGCAGATGGTGAGCGCGGTGCGCGCCGAGGTGGTGGCGGGCGCAGCCGGCCTGGACGCCGCGCGCGCCAGCTTCCGGCGTCTGCTGCTGCCCGGGGCGGTGGCGCTGGCGTCGGACTCGGTGGGCTTCATCACCATCTCGTTCATCGAAGTCCAGGTCATCCGGGAGACGGCCATCACCGCCAGCCTCGGCATCGTGGCCATCATTCTCACCAACCTGGCGCTGTTGCCGGTGCTGCTGTCGTACTTCCGCATGAGCGAGGCCCAGCGGCAAGCCGCGACCAAGCGCGACGGCGTCCTGCGGCCGTTGTGGTCAAGGGTGGCGCGGCTGGCGCACCGGGGACCCGCCGCGGTGACGGTGGGACTGGCCGCGGCGCTCGTGGCCGTGGGGGCCTTCTACGCGGTGCAGGTCAAGGTGGGCGACAGTCACCAGGGCGTGCCCGAGCTGCGCGCGGAGTCGGTGTACAACCAGGACATCGCCGTCATCACCGAGCGCTTCAAGATCGGCGTCGACGTGCTCACGGTGTTCGCGGAGACCGTGCCGGACGGCTGCATCGACTACGACGTGCTCACCACCCTGGACGAGTTCACCTGGCACGTGCGCAACGTGGAGGGGGTCCAGTCCGTGGTGAGCCTGGCCAGCGTCGCGGGCAACATCAACGCCGGCTGGAACGAAGGCAATCTCAAGTGGCGCACGCTGCCGCGGAACCGCCACAGCCTGGTGCAGTCGGTGTCGCCGGTGCCCACCAGCAGCGGCCTCATCAACAACGACTGCAGCGTGCTGCCGGTGCGCATCTACACCACCGACCACAAGGCCGAGACCATCCAGCGCGTCGTCGACGCCACCAAGGAGTTCGAGCGCCGGAACACCGTGGAGCGCATCCGCTTCCACCTCGCGGGCGGGAACGTCGGCGTCATGGCCGCCACCAACGAGGAGGTGGACGCGTCGCAGTTCCCGATCCTGGGCTACGTCTTCGCCGGGGTCATCCTCCTGTGCCTGCTCTCGTTCCGTTCGGTGGCCGCCACCGTGTGCATCATCGTGCCGCTGGCCGCGGTGTCGCTCCTGGCCTACGGGCTCATGGCCATCCTGGAGATCGGCCTCAAGATCTCGACCCTGCCGGTCGTGGCGCTGGGGGTGGGGATCGGCGTGGACTACGCCATCTACATCTACGGGCGGCTGCGCACCCACCTGGAAGAAGGGCTCGACTTCGCCACCGCCTACGAGCGCACCCTCAACATCACCGGCGCCGGCGTGGTGCTCACCGGTCTCACCCTGGCCGCGGGCGTGGGCACCTGGTGTGTCGCCCCGCTCAAGTTCCAGGCGGACATGGGCATCGTGATGATGTTCATGTTCCTGGTGAACATGATCGCCGCCGTGGTGCTGCTGCCGGCCCTGGGCGCATGGCTGGTGCGTCCCAAACCGGCACAGAAGAAGAGCATCCAAGCCTGACTCGTCATTCCCGCGCAAGCGGGCTGTGCCAAGACGTCGTCCCGACAAGAACCGGCACCAACGCCCCGGATCGTCATTCCCGCGAAAGCGGGAATCCAGGCGGGGTGCGGCGGGGGGAACAGCAAGAACTGGCGCCACCCCCCGGTTCGTCATTCCCGCGAAAGCTTGCCCTCGACCCCGATCGGGGGCGGGAATCCAGGGGTGGCGAGGCGGGGAAACGCCGCTGCAGGGGGCCCACCACCGCCCCTGGATTCCCGCTTCCGCGGGAATGACGAATCGGGGGGTGGCGCCTCCTCAGTTTGACACGGCCTGTTTCACCGCGGACCGCCGCCTTACGCCGCGAAGGACTGCTGGGTCTCCTTCTCGAAGGCCAGCAGCTTCTGGACGCTGGGGCGGGTCTGCATGCGCGCGAAATGCGCCCGGACGTTGGGGTAGGGCTTCAGGTCGATGTCGAACTGGGTGCTGCGGCGCACGCACCAGAAGAAGTGCGCGTCCGGCGCGGTGAAGTGATCGAAGAAGTACTCGCGCCCCTCCAGCATTGCCTCGGCGATGCCGTTGGTCTCTGCCAGGAACTCGGCCGCGATGCGGGACACGCTCTCCTCGGTCTCCGCCACGTCGCACACCTTGGCGGGCGAGTTGATGCGGCTCAGGTACGGGTGGATGCCCGACGCGCACCACGACATGATGGAGATCGCCTTGACCTCGTCCCAGGGATCCGATGGCAGCAGCTTCGCTTCCGGGAAGCGCCGTGAGATCCAGACCTGAATGGCCACGTTTTCGGTCAGCGTCTTCCCGTCCACCATCAGAAGCGGCACCTTGTGCTTGGGGTTGAGCTTCATGTAATCCTCGGTGCGGTTCTGTCCCGCCCGGAAGTTCAGTGCCTTGACCTCGAAATCCGCCCCCGCCTCGGTCAACGTGATGTAGGGCGCCATCGCGCAAGTGACGGGTGCGTAATACAGTTGGATGCTCATGGGTACCTCCGTGAGTGTTGATTCAGGTGAGCAACTTGCATATTCCGGGACCAAGCACAAGGCCGATGGACCACGGCCATGGCTTCGACCGGATAGTCCTCGGCGGCCGCATGAGGTGTTCTTGCAAACTAGTATCTCAGTTGATACTAGTAAAGCAAGGCGTCGGACATGGGGCGAATCAAGAGAGGTGGCTACATTTTTTTCACGGCCAAGGGAGACCACGACCCTCCCCATGTGCACATCTACCGGGACGGCGAAATGGTAGCAAAATTCGACCTCCAGCGCTGGCAGCCAATGGCCGGCAAAGTCGATCGCCGGGTCAAGCAGATACTCCAACGGCTGCGAGCGGAGGGAAGGCTATGACCATCAAGAGCGTGACGGCCAACAATCGCCGACGGTGCTTCGAGATCGCCACCAGCAAGGGGCCGTTGACGTTCCCGTACATGAAACTCGACATCGCACCCTCCAGGACCAACCGGGTGAAGGAAGTGTACGTGGACCGGGAACTCGCGAACCAGGCGATCACCTATGTCCTGGAGTCGGGGGAGGAAGACAGCGTCCACGTGGACGACTTCCTGAACTACAATAAAGACCCGGACTACATGCGGGATTTGACGCTCTACAAACTGACATTGAAGGCGGGGACGCTGCTCAAGGAGTCGAAACTGCCGAAGCGGGAACTCGCGCGCAGACTTGCGACCTCCCCCGCTCAGATATACCGGCTCCTCGACCCGACCAACTACAAGAAAACCATCGATCAGATGGTCCGCCTGCTGGCCTGCCTCGACTACACACTCGACTTCGTCATCGAGAAAGATGGAAGGTCGGCTGCCTGAATTCGGGAAGCTGACTCTGCACGCCCGCATGTAACTGTGGGACCTACGGCAGCCCGCGGGTGCACCGGGACCTGGTCGAGGACGGCGTGGCAGTCGGACGGCACCGCGTAGCGCGTCTGATGCGCTAAGAGAACCTTCGCTCCAAGCGCCGACGCCGCTACCGGGTGACTACCAACTCGGACCATCACCACCCGGTGGCAGCCAATGTGCTGGAGCGCGACTTCACCGCCGATGCCGAGAACTGCAAGTGGGCAGCGGACATCGAGCGCCACGAGGCGTTCTTGAACCTTGCGGTGGTGAGAGGCCACCGCCATCAGCCTGTCGCAGCAGGCTGAACGAAGCTGAGGGCAGCCCGACCCGAGGGACATCGGTGAAGGGTGGAAGCAGCCCTGACA contains these protein-coding regions:
- a CDS encoding glutathione S-transferase family protein, which encodes MSIQLYYAPVTCAMAPYITLTEAGADFEVKALNFRAGQNRTEDYMKLNPKHKVPLLMVDGKTLTENVAIQVWISRRFPEAKLLPSDPWDEVKAISIMSWCASGIHPYLSRINSPAKVCDVAETEESVSRIAAEFLAETNGIAEAMLEGREYFFDHFTAPDAHFFWCVRRSTQFDIDLKPYPNVRAHFARMQTRPSVQKLLAFEKETQQSFAA
- a CDS encoding YCF48-related protein codes for the protein MIETRGHLSLLRYCIHHLRCSPTALLPALFLCLCLTAQAAGDTKPAVQAPLAATTLLLDATTAGDRIIAVGQRGHILLSDDGETWKQAQVPVRALLTAVHMHDAATGWAVGHDAVILRTDDTGDTWRLVHRAPDEERPLLDVWFRDKETGFAVGAYGYFLATRDGGATWTSRAISQDDFHLNEIVPAGAERLFLAAEAGVVYRSDDGGGTWRELASPYTGSWYGALVLDADRLLLLGLRGHLFRSEDAGASWTRVATDTTATLTDAARLPSGHLVLTGLEGVILTSRDGGRSVSTTRLRSRQGIASALALPDGGVLLTGEFGVRRLSSLESLPKSE
- a CDS encoding MMPL family transporter codes for the protein MPDAPNTAPTNPFTAFLERGLFTRRGLVIAVFALVTLAMGWFAGQLRVDAGFFKLVPLKHEYMQTFLKHQDQFGSADQVVIAITARDGDMFTPEFFAVLKQVTDAMFFLPGIDRTQVFSILTPNVRYIEVVEDGIIAGNVLPASFKATEADLARVRENAIKAGVVGRLVANDFTGAIVSGRLQEFDPNTGKRLDYLDVAGQLEEIRAKAQANAPVHVHVIGFAKLVGDIAAGAARVITFFGITFLITALFVYLYTRSVRLTIPPLVCSLVAVVWQLGTVTALGFGIDPMSILVPFLVFAVGVSHGVQMVSAVRAEVVAGAAGLDAARASFRRLLLPGAVALASDSVGFITISFIEVQVIRETAITASLGIVAIILTNLALLPVLLSYFRMSEAQRQAATKRDGVLRPLWSRVARLAHRGPAAVTVGLAAALVAVGAFYAVQVKVGDSHQGVPELRAESVYNQDIAVITERFKIGVDVLTVFAETVPDGCIDYDVLTTLDEFTWHVRNVEGVQSVVSLASVAGNINAGWNEGNLKWRTLPRNRHSLVQSVSPVPTSSGLINNDCSVLPVRIYTTDHKAETIQRVVDATKEFERRNTVERIRFHLAGGNVGVMAATNEEVDASQFPILGYVFAGVILLCLLSFRSVAATVCIIVPLAAVSLLAYGLMAILEIGLKISTLPVVALGVGIGVDYAIYIYGRLRTHLEEGLDFATAYERTLNITGAGVVLTGLTLAAGVGTWCVAPLKFQADMGIVMMFMFLVNMIAAVVLLPALGAWLVRPKPAQKKSIQA